The Muricauda sp. SCSIO 65647 genome includes a region encoding these proteins:
- the nifJ gene encoding pyruvate:ferredoxin (flavodoxin) oxidoreductase, whose protein sequence is MKKDFPKLICDGNEAVARIAHKTNEVCAIYPITPASPMGEHVDVFSAEGQKNIWGNVPRIVEMQSEGGAAGAVHGSLQAGALTTTFTASQGLLLMIPNMYKIAGELLPSVIHVAARTVATHALSIFGDHSDVMAARQTGFSMLFGGSVQEAMDFALIGQVATLKSRVPFLNVFDGFRTSHEISKIDAIPDDIIKAMMPEEAIMEHKKRSLDPDHPVVRGTSQNPDVFFQAREASNTFYDKVPGIVEETMSEFYQHTGRRYSLFYYIGHPEAEKVIVIMGSGQGPVMEAVETMAKDGEKVGAIIVRLFRPFSIKHFIDALPKTVKKVAAMDRTKEPGSTGEPLYLDVVTAFAESDREMPKIIGGRYGLSSKEFDPAMVKAIYDELDKPEAKNHFTIGINDDVSHTSLDVGERLKTVKNTFNCMFFGLGSDGTVGANKNSIKIIGETTDNYVQGYFVYDSKKAGAQTISHLRFGPDPIYSSYLIHKADFIACHQFNFIEKYDILKNIKKGGTFLLNSPYSNEDIWEKLPQKMQRDIVENELDFYVVDASKVAQEAKLGKRTNTVLQTCFFAISGILPKDEAIEKIKNAIVKSYAHKGDKIVQMNFNAVDKSLENLLKVDYPKEITNDRGFKPMMTGTTDPFVMDILGKILAGRGDELPVSAFPVDGTFPTGTSQYEKRGIADFIPVWDDAELCTQCNKCVAICPHAAIRAKVVPNEDLKDAPTTLKAVPAKGRPFDRETESYVLQVSPEDCTGCDLCVAVCPAESKEIADFKSINMHKKIDVETTEDTHWDYFVNLPDYDRTALQVTNVKGSQFLEPLFEFSGACSGCGETPYIKMLTQLYGDSILIANATGCSSIYGGNLPTTPYKTNEAGRGPAWANSLFEDNAEFGFGMKLALSKKQEIAVKLLKSLDSLVGNELVEAILNNPESNETERKEKFKQLDELKKILENSDDPKAKKLNKLTEYLRRKSVWILGGDGWAYDIGYGGVDHVLASGEDINIMVLDTEVYSNTGGQTSKATPLGASAKFSVSGKRTGKKSLALQAVSYGNVYVAQVAMGAKDMQTLKAIEEAEAYPGPSLIVAYSHCGEHGYNLRDGAIQQQKAVETGYWPLFRFDPSKPKGKKFRLDSKEPTAPLKDFMYNETRFTRVVKENAELGEELLKQAQEEVETRWERLELFRNM, encoded by the coding sequence ATGAAAAAAGACTTCCCAAAACTCATTTGCGATGGCAATGAAGCCGTTGCTAGAATTGCCCATAAGACCAATGAAGTTTGTGCTATTTACCCCATTACCCCGGCCTCGCCCATGGGCGAGCATGTCGATGTGTTCAGTGCCGAGGGCCAGAAAAACATCTGGGGCAACGTTCCAAGAATCGTTGAAATGCAGAGTGAGGGCGGTGCCGCAGGTGCCGTGCACGGATCATTGCAGGCAGGTGCCCTGACCACCACTTTTACGGCCTCGCAAGGTTTGTTGCTGATGATCCCGAATATGTACAAGATAGCCGGAGAATTGTTGCCCTCGGTAATACACGTGGCCGCCAGAACCGTGGCCACACATGCACTTTCTATCTTTGGCGACCATTCAGATGTGATGGCGGCCCGCCAAACAGGATTTTCAATGTTGTTCGGAGGTTCGGTACAAGAAGCCATGGATTTCGCCTTAATAGGTCAAGTGGCCACCTTGAAGTCGAGGGTACCCTTTCTTAATGTTTTTGATGGATTCAGAACATCTCATGAAATCTCCAAAATCGATGCGATTCCAGACGATATCATCAAGGCCATGATGCCCGAAGAAGCCATCATGGAGCATAAAAAGCGATCGTTAGATCCCGACCATCCCGTGGTTAGGGGAACCTCACAGAACCCAGATGTATTCTTTCAGGCGAGGGAAGCATCAAATACCTTCTACGATAAGGTTCCCGGAATTGTCGAGGAGACCATGAGCGAATTTTACCAACATACAGGCCGCCGATACAGCCTGTTCTACTACATAGGCCATCCTGAAGCCGAAAAAGTAATCGTGATCATGGGCTCTGGCCAAGGGCCCGTAATGGAAGCTGTCGAGACCATGGCGAAAGATGGTGAAAAGGTAGGGGCGATCATCGTACGTTTGTTCAGGCCGTTCTCTATCAAGCACTTTATCGATGCCCTGCCCAAGACAGTTAAAAAAGTAGCTGCGATGGACAGGACCAAAGAACCGGGAAGCACAGGTGAGCCCCTATATCTAGACGTGGTCACGGCTTTTGCCGAAAGCGACAGGGAAATGCCCAAAATTATCGGGGGACGTTATGGACTATCATCAAAAGAATTCGACCCCGCCATGGTCAAGGCCATTTATGACGAATTGGACAAGCCAGAGGCCAAAAACCACTTTACCATAGGCATCAACGATGATGTGTCGCATACCAGCCTGGATGTGGGCGAACGGTTGAAAACGGTGAAGAACACTTTTAACTGTATGTTCTTCGGTCTGGGTTCTGACGGTACCGTTGGGGCCAACAAGAACTCGATCAAGATCATCGGTGAAACCACAGATAACTATGTACAGGGCTATTTTGTGTACGATTCTAAAAAGGCAGGTGCCCAGACCATTTCGCATCTGCGCTTCGGTCCGGATCCCATATATTCTTCCTATTTGATACACAAGGCAGACTTCATTGCCTGTCACCAGTTCAATTTCATTGAAAAGTATGACATCTTAAAAAACATAAAGAAAGGCGGTACATTCTTATTGAACTCCCCATATTCCAATGAGGACATATGGGAAAAACTACCGCAAAAAATGCAACGCGACATTGTCGAAAATGAACTGGACTTCTATGTCGTAGATGCCTCTAAAGTGGCACAAGAAGCAAAATTGGGCAAACGAACCAATACGGTCTTACAAACCTGTTTCTTTGCCATCTCGGGTATTTTGCCCAAAGATGAGGCCATTGAAAAAATCAAGAATGCCATTGTAAAATCGTATGCCCACAAGGGTGATAAGATTGTACAGATGAACTTCAATGCCGTTGACAAATCATTGGAGAACCTACTAAAAGTAGATTACCCGAAAGAGATTACCAACGATAGGGGGTTCAAACCCATGATGACCGGTACTACCGACCCGTTCGTAATGGATATTTTAGGAAAAATATTGGCAGGAAGGGGTGACGAACTACCCGTAAGTGCCTTCCCTGTTGACGGTACCTTCCCAACAGGAACCTCCCAATATGAAAAACGTGGAATAGCAGATTTTATTCCTGTTTGGGACGATGCAGAACTCTGCACACAATGCAATAAATGTGTGGCCATCTGCCCCCATGCGGCCATTAGGGCCAAAGTAGTGCCCAATGAAGATTTGAAGGATGCCCCCACTACCCTAAAAGCAGTTCCGGCAAAAGGAAGACCCTTTGATAGGGAAACCGAATCGTATGTATTGCAAGTATCGCCAGAAGACTGTACAGGTTGTGATCTTTGTGTAGCGGTATGCCCAGCGGAAAGCAAGGAAATTGCAGATTTCAAATCCATCAACATGCACAAAAAAATCGATGTTGAAACTACTGAGGATACCCATTGGGATTATTTTGTGAATTTGCCCGACTATGATAGAACGGCTTTACAGGTCACCAATGTGAAGGGATCCCAGTTCTTGGAACCGCTATTTGAATTTTCTGGGGCCTGTTCGGGATGTGGGGAAACCCCATACATCAAGATGTTGACCCAATTGTACGGAGACAGCATCTTAATCGCCAATGCCACAGGTTGTTCTTCGATATATGGCGGCAACCTGCCGACTACCCCTTACAAGACCAATGAGGCCGGTAGGGGTCCTGCCTGGGCCAACTCGCTCTTTGAAGACAATGCCGAGTTTGGTTTTGGCATGAAACTGGCTTTGAGCAAAAAACAGGAAATTGCGGTGAAGCTGCTCAAGTCATTGGATTCTTTGGTCGGCAACGAATTGGTAGAGGCAATCTTGAACAATCCTGAAAGCAATGAAACCGAACGTAAGGAGAAATTCAAGCAGTTGGATGAACTCAAAAAAATCTTGGAAAACAGCGATGACCCGAAGGCCAAAAAGTTGAACAAATTGACCGAATACCTACGAAGGAAGTCTGTTTGGATCTTGGGTGGTGACGGTTGGGCCTATGATATCGGTTACGGTGGTGTAGATCATGTTCTGGCTTCTGGAGAAGACATCAACATCATGGTATTGGACACTGAAGTGTACTCCAATACCGGTGGGCAAACCTCTAAAGCGACACCGTTGGGCGCAAGTGCCAAATTTTCGGTCTCGGGCAAACGAACCGGCAAAAAAAGTTTGGCCCTACAGGCAGTATCGTACGGAAATGTATACGTGGCCCAGGTAGCCATGGGAGCCAAAGATATGCAGACCCTTAAGGCCATTGAAGAGGCAGAAGCCTATCCCGGACCTTCATTGATCGTTGCCTATTCACATTGCGGCGAACATGGCTATAATTTAAGGGATGGTGCCATACAACAGCAAAAAGCCGTTGAGACCGGATATTGGCCGTTGTTCCGATTTGACCCCTCAAAACCCAAGGGCAAGAAATTCAGATTGGATTCAAAAGAACCTACGGCGCCACTCAAAGATTTTATGTACAACGAAACCCGTTTTACAAGAGTGGTAAAAGAGAATGCCGAACTTGGGGAAGAATTGTTGAAACAGGCCCAAGAAGAAGTGGAAACCCGATGGGAACGATTGGAGCTTTTTAGAAATATGTAG
- a CDS encoding 4Fe-4S dicluster domain-containing protein: MAIIITDECINCDACISECPNHAIYEPAEEWSYSDDTELSGTVTEPSTGNEVDADAQNDPISDDFYYIVPDKCTECEGFHDEPQCASVCPVDCCVPDEDHVENEEQLLAKKAWLYDE, encoded by the coding sequence ATGGCCATCATTATAACCGATGAATGCATTAATTGTGATGCCTGCATTTCAGAATGTCCGAACCATGCCATCTATGAACCCGCTGAAGAATGGTCGTATTCAGATGATACTGAATTGAGTGGCACGGTGACCGAGCCATCGACCGGAAACGAAGTGGATGCCGACGCACAAAATGATCCCATATCAGACGATTTCTATTACATCGTACCTGATAAATGTACAGAGTGCGAAGGATTTCACGATGAACCACAATGTGCTTCCGTCTGCCCAGTAGATTGCTGTGTGCCCGATGAAGACCACGTGGAGAACGAAGAGCAATTGTTGGCCAAAAAGGCTTGGTTATACGATGAGTAA
- a CDS encoding 2-oxoacid:acceptor oxidoreductase subunit alpha, with protein sequence MDRKPLIFEDTKDIEVLESVVIRFVGDSGDGMQLTGTQFSDTSAMFGNDIATFPNYPSEIRAPQGSLYGVSGFQVHIGSIEINTPGDNVDLLVAMNPAGLKTNLYAVKPGHTIIVDTDSFTRKNLEKAEYDESPLSDGSLENYRVIEVAMTSLTKEALKDIEGIDNKSIVRSKNMFALGMVYWMYHRSPEHTIDFLSQKFKKRPQIAEANIKVLNAGYYFAETLELIPNSYTIAPAKMAPGTYRILLGNTATAWGFLAAAEKSGLQLFLGSYPITPASEILHELAKHKHFGVMALQAEDEIAGITSAIGAAFAGDLAITTTSGPGLALKGEALGLAMMVELPLVVVNVQRGGPSTGLPTKTEQSDLLQAMYGRNGESPVIVIAASTPANCYHYAYVAAKLALEHMTPVILLTDGYIANGSAPWKIKTVAEMPAIKINRVTEAKENWHPYDRDSETLARNWAIPGTLGLEHRIGGLEKDRVTGNVSYVPENHEQMTKIRAEKIKRVEKYIPELTTEFADTGDLLVVGWGGTYGALHTAVKQLYEEGNKGIGFVHFNYINPLPKNTEDVFKKFKKIVVCELNNGQFVKIMRIHFNEFEFLQFNKVQGLPFGNNELVQKFKNLLR encoded by the coding sequence ATGGATAGAAAACCATTAATTTTTGAAGACACCAAAGATATTGAGGTCTTAGAATCGGTCGTTATCCGTTTCGTTGGTGATTCGGGTGATGGCATGCAGTTGACAGGAACCCAATTCTCAGATACCTCGGCCATGTTCGGCAATGATATTGCCACCTTCCCCAACTATCCATCCGAAATCAGGGCTCCACAAGGAAGTCTTTATGGAGTGTCGGGTTTTCAGGTGCATATCGGCAGTATAGAAATCAATACACCTGGTGATAATGTTGACCTGTTGGTCGCCATGAACCCTGCGGGGCTAAAGACCAATCTTTATGCCGTAAAACCAGGTCATACCATTATTGTCGATACCGATTCGTTCACCCGCAAAAATCTGGAAAAAGCAGAGTATGATGAAAGTCCTTTGTCTGACGGCAGTCTTGAGAATTACCGGGTCATCGAAGTGGCCATGACCTCATTGACCAAAGAAGCCTTGAAAGACATAGAAGGGATCGATAACAAAAGTATTGTTCGAAGCAAAAACATGTTCGCCTTGGGGATGGTCTATTGGATGTACCATCGATCCCCTGAACACACCATTGATTTTTTGAGCCAAAAATTCAAGAAACGACCGCAGATTGCAGAGGCCAATATCAAGGTGCTCAATGCAGGATATTATTTTGCGGAGACTTTAGAGCTGATTCCGAATTCCTATACCATAGCCCCGGCCAAGATGGCGCCCGGTACCTACCGTATTCTTTTGGGCAATACGGCTACGGCATGGGGCTTCTTGGCCGCAGCTGAAAAATCGGGCCTACAACTTTTTTTGGGTTCTTACCCCATCACACCTGCCTCAGAGATATTACATGAATTGGCAAAACACAAGCATTTCGGGGTCATGGCCCTTCAGGCTGAAGACGAGATTGCAGGAATCACTTCGGCGATTGGTGCCGCTTTTGCGGGCGATTTGGCCATTACCACCACTTCTGGCCCCGGATTGGCCTTAAAAGGCGAGGCTTTGGGTTTGGCCATGATGGTAGAACTGCCCTTGGTTGTGGTGAACGTACAACGCGGAGGACCGTCTACGGGCCTACCGACAAAAACAGAACAGTCAGATCTGCTTCAGGCCATGTACGGAAGAAACGGAGAGAGTCCTGTAATCGTCATAGCGGCCAGCACACCTGCCAATTGTTATCATTATGCCTATGTGGCCGCCAAATTGGCCTTAGAGCACATGACACCCGTAATTTTGTTGACAGATGGCTATATCGCCAATGGATCGGCGCCTTGGAAAATCAAGACGGTAGCTGAAATGCCCGCGATAAAGATCAATAGGGTGACCGAGGCAAAAGAGAACTGGCATCCCTACGACAGGGATTCAGAAACGCTGGCACGCAATTGGGCCATACCCGGCACTTTGGGTTTGGAACATCGCATCGGGGGCCTCGAAAAAGACCGTGTTACCGGAAATGTTTCTTATGTGCCCGAGAACCACGAGCAGATGACCAAGATAAGGGCCGAAAAGATCAAACGGGTCGAAAAATATATCCCAGAGTTGACCACTGAATTTGCCGATACAGGTGATTTGCTTGTCGTAGGGTGGGGCGGTACCTATGGGGCATTGCATACCGCCGTTAAGCAATTGTATGAAGAAGGCAACAAAGGCATTGGCTTTGTCCATTTCAATTATATCAATCCGTTGCCCAAGAATACGGAGGATGTCTTCAAAAAGTTCAAGAAAATCGTGGTCTGCGAGTTGAACAATGGGCAGTTTGTCAAAATAATGCGGATCCACTTCAATGAGTTCGAATTTTTACAATTCAACAAGGTACAGGGCTTGCCCTTTGGAAACAACGAACTGGTGCAGAAGTTCAAAAATTTGTTGCGATAA